The genome window TTAGTCGTTACAAAGGTCGAGCCAAAGTCAAATGCAGAAATTTTTGGTATCAAGATTGGTGATAAAATTTTGGGTTTTGATAAACAAAGCGTGAGTAGCCGTGAAGAGCTTTTAGAGAAGCTTGGTGAATTAAAAAATTTTACGCTTCTATTTACTAGAAATGACTTTCAGTTTTTTGCAAGAGTGCCAAAATGAGCCTACTTGAGGACTTTGTAAAATTTCTAAACGCAAATTTGCCAAAGGCGCCTAGCTTTCACCCTTATTATGAGGAGGCGCTTGGCGTTATGCTAAAGGCTGGGGGCAAGCACTTTAGGGCGCTTTTGCTTCTTGGCGTGGTGGAAAGTGTGGATAAAAGCCTCACGCAAAAGGCCATGAGAGTGGCTTTAGGGCTTGAGATGATGCATACATACTCGCTTATCCATGATGACTTGCCTTCGATGGACAATGCAAGCCTAAGACGCGGCACCCCAACGCTTCATGTCACATATGATGAGACTACTGCCATACTTGCAGGAGATGCGCTAAATACACATGCTTTTTATGAAATTTCACGTGCCGATTTACCAGCTGAAACGCGTATAAAATGCGTAGAAATTTTAAGCGAAAATGCTGGCGTTAGCGGCATGGTGCTAGGTCAGGCACTGGATTGTTTTTTTGAAAATACGAACAAAGAGGATATCAAAAGAGCAAAGGCTAAATTTGGCCTCTCTGGCAAGATGCTAAGCCTAGATGAGTTAGTCTTTTTACACATCCACAAGACCGCAAAGCTCATCGCTGCAAGTCTAAAAATGGGCGCTGTGATAGTAAATTTAAGTGAAATAGAGTGTGAGAAAATTTATGATATCGGCCTAAAGCTCGGCCTTGCTTTTCAGATACAAGATGACATCATTGATCTTACGAGCGACGAAGCGGCCGCTGGAAAGCCTGTGCATAACGACCTAGCTAAAAACTCATTTACAAATTTACTTGGTCTATATGGCGCAAAAAAGAAAAAAGATGAGCTAATTTGCGAGATAGAAGAGGCACTAAAACAGATAGATGCAAACATCGCAAAGATGATCTTAGAGCTTACGGATAAACACCTTAGATAAAAGCTAGAAATTTCTAGCTTTTTACTGCTAAAAATTTAAAAAATTTATATTACTATTTAGACATTTTGGACAAAAATGCAAGGCAAGTTTTAATCACTTTTTTGTATAATCTGGCGCAATAAAAGGAGATCATATGCTAAAAAAACAAGCCGATACTATAAGATTTTTGTGCGCTGACATGGTGCAAAACGCTAACAGCGGACACCCAGGCGCACCTATGGGTCTAGCTGATATTATGGTGGTTTTAAGCAACTTTTTAAAACACAATCCAAAAAATCCAAAATGGCTAAATAGAGATAGGCTGGTTTTTAGCGGTGGTCACGCTTCAAGTTTGGTTTATAGCTTCTTGCACCTAAGCGGCTACGATCTAAGCCTAGACGAGCTTAAAAATTTTCGCCAACTTGGCTCAAATACCCCAGGACACCCAGAAATTCACACTCCAGGCGTTGAGGTTGCTACTGGCCCACTTGGTCAAGGCGTAGCAAATGCAGTTGGCCTAGCCATGGCAGAAAAATACGCTGCAAACGTGCTAAATGAGCCGGACAATAAAATAATCGATCATAAAATTTACTGCCTTTGCGGCGACGGCGACCTAGAAGAGGGCATAAGCTACGAGGCATGTTCGGTAGCCGGAAATTTAAGACTAGATAACCTT of Campylobacter concisus contains these proteins:
- a CDS encoding polyprenyl synthetase family protein, translated to MSLLEDFVKFLNANLPKAPSFHPYYEEALGVMLKAGGKHFRALLLLGVVESVDKSLTQKAMRVALGLEMMHTYSLIHDDLPSMDNASLRRGTPTLHVTYDETTAILAGDALNTHAFYEISRADLPAETRIKCVEILSENAGVSGMVLGQALDCFFENTNKEDIKRAKAKFGLSGKMLSLDELVFLHIHKTAKLIAASLKMGAVIVNLSEIECEKIYDIGLKLGLAFQIQDDIIDLTSDEAAAGKPVHNDLAKNSFTNLLGLYGAKKKKDELICEIEEALKQIDANIAKMILELTDKHLR